From a region of the Streptomyces caniferus genome:
- a CDS encoding RDD family protein gives MSTDQPRPGSGEPPEDDPFLKKPQEPPAGGAPRNSAPRENGAPRNHAPRANGTGGNGTGGGAGTGDGGAPPPGGPPPPGGTPPPYAGTPYSSGPYAGDPYGGQPGPADPLAGMPPLANRGRRLVARIIDAIIIGVPVSVIMTLIVGGVDYFSTDSVEAGRQSTVSGVTMLAYLIYEGLMLSSRGQTLGKMAMKIRVAMLSNGSSPTPQAGWIRAAVYTLPEIVPCCGFIFWLVNVLWCTWDQPYHQCLHDKAAKTVVVSTETGGDRSA, from the coding sequence ATGAGTACCGACCAGCCCCGTCCCGGTTCCGGTGAGCCGCCGGAGGACGACCCGTTCCTGAAGAAGCCGCAGGAGCCCCCGGCGGGCGGCGCTCCCCGTAACAGCGCGCCCCGTGAGAACGGCGCCCCCCGCAACCACGCTCCGCGCGCCAACGGTACGGGCGGCAACGGTACGGGCGGTGGTGCGGGCACCGGCGACGGCGGCGCGCCGCCCCCGGGAGGCCCGCCGCCTCCGGGCGGTACCCCGCCGCCCTACGCGGGGACCCCGTACAGCAGCGGCCCGTACGCCGGCGACCCCTACGGCGGGCAGCCCGGTCCGGCCGACCCGCTGGCCGGGATGCCGCCGCTGGCGAACCGCGGCCGCCGGCTCGTGGCGCGCATCATCGACGCCATCATCATCGGGGTGCCGGTCTCGGTGATCATGACGTTGATCGTGGGCGGGGTGGACTACTTCAGCACCGACAGCGTGGAGGCCGGTAGGCAGTCGACGGTATCGGGCGTCACCATGCTGGCGTATCTCATCTACGAAGGGCTGATGCTCTCCAGCCGCGGTCAGACCCTCGGCAAGATGGCGATGAAGATCCGGGTGGCGATGCTCTCGAACGGCTCGAGCCCGACCCCCCAGGCGGGCTGGATCCGGGCGGCGGTCTATACGCTGCCGGAGATCGTGCCGTGCTGCGGCTTCATCTTCTGGCTGGTCAACGTCCTGTGGTGTACCTGGGACCAGCCGTATCACCAGTGTCTGCACGACAAGGCGGCGAAGACCGTGGTGGTGTCCACGGAGACGGGCGGCGACCGCTCAGCGTGA
- a CDS encoding RDD family protein, translating into MSAPTSGSAGGSPTPGFYPDPSIPGYIRYWNGAAWVPGTSRPAPAEGEAMPAPPPGAAPSPSPELSAPLEQGGPPSVEETGPVFFDEEEAAGGSALPAVRRSGEVGTRPAVGWDDPARLHGNSPEPAASWQADASRQGGYGAETDRRISWGSPDQAPAGTPSGAASWGAVPPQREEQGAAEAPAGEAAPAARQEGPTDGTVAIRAVNPAARRGQNSGDQGTTAIRAVRPDAGKPAKGGETMAIRVAGGGRAPSAAPDSGSPQSLPSVGDRQQGHPAPQQAPAPQQTPSPAPQQQAPQHQAPPSPAPQTPGPQASAPSAGFPPQGGAAPAASGAPGADADGVIPWKPPAAADPFFAAAQAAQGHPAGLGRRLAARLIDTLVLGGITAAVAVPMWGTVTDHIDAKVEAAKQSGRQVTVYLIDSTTIPVFATILAVLLIGGALYEALPTVKWGRTLGKKLCGVRVLDIEGHDTPTLGAALRRWFVYSVLGVLVVGVVNVVWCVFDQPWRQCWHDKAARTFVAAG; encoded by the coding sequence ATGAGCGCCCCTACCTCAGGATCCGCCGGCGGTAGCCCCACGCCAGGCTTCTACCCGGACCCGTCCATCCCCGGCTACATCCGGTACTGGAACGGTGCCGCATGGGTGCCGGGCACCAGCCGGCCCGCCCCCGCCGAGGGGGAGGCGATGCCCGCGCCGCCGCCCGGTGCGGCCCCGTCGCCCTCCCCCGAGCTCTCGGCTCCGCTCGAGCAGGGGGGACCCCCATCGGTCGAGGAGACCGGCCCGGTCTTCTTCGACGAGGAGGAGGCGGCCGGCGGCTCCGCGCTGCCCGCCGTACGCCGCAGCGGCGAGGTCGGGACCCGGCCCGCCGTCGGCTGGGACGATCCGGCCCGGCTGCACGGCAACAGCCCCGAACCGGCGGCCTCCTGGCAGGCCGACGCCTCCCGGCAGGGCGGCTACGGCGCCGAGACCGACCGCCGGATCTCCTGGGGCTCGCCGGACCAGGCGCCCGCCGGAACGCCGTCGGGCGCCGCTTCCTGGGGTGCGGTGCCGCCGCAGCGCGAGGAGCAGGGCGCGGCCGAGGCACCGGCCGGCGAGGCAGCGCCCGCCGCGCGCCAGGAGGGCCCCACCGACGGGACGGTCGCCATCCGGGCCGTGAACCCGGCCGCGCGCCGCGGCCAAAACTCCGGCGACCAGGGCACCACCGCGATCCGTGCGGTGCGCCCCGACGCCGGCAAGCCCGCCAAGGGCGGCGAGACGATGGCGATCCGCGTCGCGGGCGGCGGCCGCGCCCCGTCCGCCGCGCCCGACAGCGGCTCCCCGCAGTCGCTGCCGTCCGTCGGCGACCGGCAGCAGGGCCACCCGGCGCCCCAGCAGGCCCCGGCGCCGCAGCAGACCCCGAGCCCGGCGCCGCAGCAGCAGGCCCCGCAGCACCAGGCTCCTCCGAGTCCCGCGCCGCAGACCCCCGGTCCGCAGGCGTCCGCCCCCTCGGCCGGCTTCCCGCCGCAGGGCGGTGCCGCACCGGCCGCCTCCGGCGCTCCGGGCGCCGACGCCGACGGCGTCATCCCCTGGAAGCCGCCGGCCGCCGCCGACCCCTTCTTCGCCGCCGCCCAGGCCGCGCAGGGCCACCCGGCGGGCCTCGGCCGCAGGCTGGCGGCCCGGCTGATCGACACGCTGGTGCTGGGCGGGATCACCGCCGCGGTGGCCGTCCCCATGTGGGGCACCGTCACCGACCACATCGACGCCAAGGTCGAGGCGGCCAAGCAGTCCGGCCGCCAGGTCACGGTCTATCTGATCGACAGCACCACCATCCCGGTCTTCGCCACGATCCTGGCCGTCCTGCTGATCGGCGGTGCGCTCTACGAGGCGCTGCCGACCGTCAAGTGGGGCCGCACCCTGGGCAAGAAGCTGTGCGGCGTACGGGTCCTCGACATCGAGGGCCACGACACCCCGACCCTCGGCGCGGCGCTGCGGCGCTGGTTCGTCTACAGCGTGCTCGGCGTGCTCGTCGTCGGTGTGGTGAACGTCGTCTGGTGCGTGTTCGACCAGCCGTGGCGCCAGTGCTGGCACGACAAGGCCGCGCGGACCTTCGTCGCCGCCGGCTGA
- a CDS encoding SsgA family sporulation/cell division regulator, giving the protein MHTVVERELELGLVLSPERNVPVPARLTYRTDDPYAVHVTFHIGSDTPVQWTFARELLVEGVFRPCGDGDVRVWPTKFDGRSLVCVELDSPDGRALLEAPAAAVSAWLERTLRVVPPGSEQGLLGLDKGLSDLLAMASTDDLLPGGPRPSDEAPEAGA; this is encoded by the coding sequence ATGCACACCGTGGTGGAGCGAGAGCTGGAGCTGGGCCTGGTCCTGTCACCGGAGCGGAACGTTCCGGTGCCGGCCCGGCTGACGTACCGGACGGACGACCCGTACGCCGTCCATGTCACCTTCCACATCGGTTCCGACACCCCGGTCCAGTGGACCTTCGCCCGCGAACTGCTCGTCGAGGGAGTCTTCCGGCCGTGCGGCGACGGCGATGTGCGGGTGTGGCCGACCAAGTTCGACGGCCGCAGCCTGGTCTGCGTCGAGCTGGACTCGCCGGACGGCCGGGCGCTGCTGGAGGCGCCGGCCGCCGCGGTCTCCGCCTGGCTGGAGCGCACCCTGCGGGTGGTCCCGCCGGGGTCCGAGCAGGGGCTCCTGGGCCTCGACAAAGGGCTGAGCGACCTGCTCGCCATGGCGTCGACGGACGATCTGCTGCCGGGCGGTCCCCGGCCCTCGGACGAGGCTCCCGAGGCCGGGGCGTAG
- a CDS encoding dihydrolipoyl dehydrogenase family protein has protein sequence MAATDATRAADEAYDVIVLGAGPTGENVADRAHAAGLSAVVVESELVGGECSYWACMPSKALLRPVAARAEGRRVPGLKDAADVPLDVPAVLAHRDAFTSYWKDDGQVRWLDSSGIDLVRGHGRLAGPRRVVVDGGRVLTARHAVAVCTGSRAVLPPVPGLAEARPWTSREATSAKAVPGRLVVVGGGVVGVEMATAWRALGSSVTLLVRGDGLLPRMEPFAGHLVAESLAEAGVFLRTGVEVREVRREAPGGPVTVRLDSDDEIVADELLIATGRAPRTEDIGLDTVGLTAGSWLDVDDSLRVTGVTGGWLYGVGDVNHRALLTHQGKYQARIAGAAISARARGVPILESDRWGAHAATADHLAVPQVVFTDPEAASVGLTAAAAERAGYRTRVIDQDLGAVAGASLYADGYRGRARMVVDLDREVLLGVTFVGSGIAELLHSATVAVAGEVPLERLWHAVPSYPTISEVWLRLLEAYRG, from the coding sequence ATGGCAGCGACCGATGCGACCAGAGCCGCCGATGAGGCGTACGACGTCATCGTGCTGGGGGCGGGGCCGACCGGCGAGAACGTCGCCGACCGGGCGCACGCCGCCGGGCTGAGCGCGGTGGTCGTGGAGAGCGAACTCGTCGGCGGCGAATGCTCCTACTGGGCGTGTATGCCCAGCAAGGCCCTGCTGCGCCCGGTCGCCGCCCGTGCCGAAGGGCGCCGGGTCCCCGGCCTCAAGGACGCCGCGGACGTACCCCTGGACGTGCCCGCGGTGCTCGCCCACCGCGACGCGTTCACCTCCTACTGGAAGGACGACGGCCAGGTCCGCTGGCTGGACTCGTCCGGCATCGACCTGGTGCGCGGCCACGGCCGGCTGGCCGGGCCCCGGCGGGTGGTCGTCGACGGCGGCCGGGTGCTCACCGCGCGGCATGCGGTCGCGGTGTGCACCGGCAGCCGCGCGGTCCTGCCGCCCGTCCCCGGGCTCGCCGAGGCCAGGCCCTGGACCAGCCGCGAGGCCACCAGCGCCAAGGCCGTACCGGGCCGCCTGGTGGTGGTCGGCGGCGGCGTGGTGGGCGTGGAGATGGCCACCGCCTGGCGGGCCCTGGGCTCCTCCGTGACGCTGCTGGTGCGCGGCGACGGGCTGCTGCCCCGAATGGAGCCCTTCGCCGGCCACCTGGTCGCGGAGTCGCTCGCCGAGGCCGGCGTCTTCCTGCGGACCGGCGTCGAGGTGCGCGAGGTGCGCCGGGAGGCCCCGGGCGGCCCGGTCACCGTCCGGCTGGACTCCGACGACGAGATCGTCGCCGACGAACTGCTGATCGCCACCGGCCGGGCCCCGCGCACCGAGGACATCGGCCTGGACACCGTCGGCCTGACCGCCGGCTCCTGGCTGGACGTCGACGACAGCCTCCGGGTGACGGGCGTGACCGGCGGCTGGCTCTACGGCGTCGGTGATGTCAACCACCGCGCGCTGCTGACCCATCAGGGCAAGTACCAGGCCAGGATCGCCGGCGCGGCGATCTCCGCGCGCGCCCGGGGCGTCCCGATCCTGGAGTCCGACCGCTGGGGCGCGCACGCCGCCACCGCGGACCACCTCGCCGTCCCGCAGGTCGTCTTCACCGACCCCGAGGCCGCCTCGGTGGGCCTGACCGCCGCCGCGGCGGAGCGGGCCGGGTACCGCACCCGGGTGATCGACCAGGACCTCGGGGCCGTCGCCGGGGCCTCCCTGTATGCGGACGGCTACCGCGGCCGGGCCCGGATGGTCGTCGACCTGGACCGCGAGGTGCTGCTCGGCGTCACCTTCGTCGGCTCCGGGATCGCGGAGCTGCTGCACTCCGCGACGGTCGCGGTGGCCGGCGAGGTCCCCCTCGAGCGGTTGTGGCACGCGGTGCCCTCCTACCCGACGATCAGCGAGGTGTGGCTGCGGCTGCTGGAGGCGTACCGCGGCTGA
- a CDS encoding ribosomal protein L7/L12 gives MDSVLPVVITLLALAAVMLISATDRRARTLERRLQRLEGKVDLLLAHAGIAEPEGPGTAEIDSLLAQGKKIQAIKVHRETTGSGLAEAKEAVERRMR, from the coding sequence ATGGATTCCGTTCTCCCCGTGGTCATCACCCTCCTCGCGCTGGCCGCCGTCATGTTGATCTCCGCGACCGACCGCCGGGCCAGGACGCTGGAGCGCCGGCTCCAGCGGCTGGAGGGCAAGGTGGACCTGCTGCTCGCGCACGCCGGGATCGCCGAGCCGGAGGGGCCCGGGACGGCCGAGATCGACAGCCTGCTCGCGCAGGGCAAGAAGATCCAGGCGATCAAGGTGCACCGCGAGACGACCGGTTCCGGACTCGCCGAGGCCAAGGAAGCGGTCGAACGCCGGATGCGCTGA
- a CDS encoding antibiotic biosynthesis monooxygenase: MTAERPTGAEATVIIGQKVRPGLEREFEAWQEDVNAAAARYTGFLGAEISRPTPVQPDWVVVYRFDSIAHLQVWINSATRQSFLDRGAGYLDGPATQQVVSGGTQPPDPLVTVVVTHRVHPDHVDAFLAWQRRMTQKESAFEGFRGTELFRPVEGLQDEWTTLYRFDSAEHLDAWLTSAERKEALAEGEKFHDFRMRTIDNSFGSWFAFEENGREVPPPSETKTSVAVWVGLYPTVVLLTLALSPAKLPLWLGLLVGNLLSSFIMSFVTMPFYVNPLLKRWLRPRPDAPVTRTRLLGLGLVTAVMVFWAAVFYLVTTVIWHLP; this comes from the coding sequence ATGACCGCCGAAAGGCCGACGGGCGCCGAGGCGACGGTCATCATCGGCCAGAAGGTCCGGCCCGGCCTGGAGCGGGAGTTCGAGGCATGGCAGGAGGACGTCAACGCCGCGGCCGCCCGCTACACCGGATTCCTGGGCGCCGAGATCTCCCGGCCGACGCCCGTGCAGCCCGACTGGGTGGTGGTCTACCGGTTCGACTCGATCGCGCATCTGCAGGTGTGGATCAACAGCGCCACCCGGCAGAGCTTTCTCGACAGGGGTGCCGGATACCTCGACGGCCCCGCGACCCAGCAGGTCGTCAGCGGCGGCACCCAGCCACCGGACCCGCTGGTGACCGTCGTGGTCACCCACCGCGTCCACCCCGACCACGTCGACGCCTTCCTCGCCTGGCAGCGCCGTATGACCCAGAAGGAGAGCGCCTTCGAGGGCTTTCGCGGGACCGAGCTCTTCCGTCCGGTCGAGGGGCTCCAGGACGAATGGACCACGCTGTACCGCTTCGACAGCGCCGAGCACCTCGATGCCTGGCTGACCTCGGCCGAGCGCAAGGAAGCCCTCGCCGAGGGCGAGAAGTTCCACGACTTCCGCATGCGCACGATCGACAACTCGTTCGGCAGCTGGTTCGCCTTCGAGGAGAACGGCAGGGAAGTGCCGCCGCCCTCGGAGACCAAGACCTCCGTCGCGGTCTGGGTCGGCCTCTACCCGACCGTGGTGCTGCTGACGCTCGCCCTGTCACCGGCGAAGCTGCCGCTCTGGCTCGGGCTGCTCGTGGGCAACCTGCTGTCGAGCTTCATCATGAGCTTCGTGACGATGCCCTTCTATGTGAACCCGCTGCTCAAGCGGTGGCTGCGGCCGCGCCCTGACGCACCGGTGACGAGGACCCGCCTCCTGGGCCTCGGCCTCGTCACCGCCGTGATGGTGTTCTGGGCCGCGGTCTTCTACCTCGTGACCACCGTGATCTGGCATCTGCCCTGA
- a CDS encoding molybdopterin-dependent oxidoreductase: MSYLVYGKRFDEEPAPGQCLRTFLRALGHFGVKKGCDAGDCGACTVWLDGAPVHSCITPAFRADGHEVTTIEGNGAPGNLHPVQRQFRDAPGFQCGFCTAGMIMTSATFTEAQKADLPRALKGNLCRCTGYRAIEDAVKGVVGVAEAAPGKAVGTSVAAPAAEDVVTGRVEFTMDTHLDGMLHLKVLHSPHAHARIVSIDKTAALAVPGVHRVYTWEDVPRRRFTTAIHTDHLVDPDDTRLLDDTVRFVGQRVVAVLADTVGAAEEGCRRVVVEYEVLPAVFDPEEAMAEGAPQLHGAVDPFVLDPVHNTLVEIHAQIGDIDAGFAEAEVIHEGTYFSPRVQHAHLETHGSIAWREDGRLSVRTSSQAPSIAKVKLAHLFALRPDELRVFCRRVGGGFGGKQEVISEDLAALAALDTGRPVSFECTREEEFTTASPRHPMTLTVKLGAKADGTLTALQVRNVSNTGAYGNHAGETLYAGAAVMLYRCPHKKYDAFSVYTNTVPSGALRGYGMTQPAFAVESAMDELAVALHMDPLELRRRNIVRPGDPLLSLDEGPDDVVFTEDGLGTCLDRVAEAMARDAGEPPPGPGWLVGSGVASSLHETAPPTEHLSEAWVTCINPVAPALANALHDATGVRFRALPLTPERIYRRLAESASMTTGPRT; the protein is encoded by the coding sequence ATGAGCTACCTCGTGTACGGCAAGCGCTTCGACGAAGAACCCGCCCCCGGCCAGTGCCTGCGCACCTTCCTCCGCGCGCTCGGCCACTTCGGCGTCAAAAAGGGCTGCGACGCGGGCGATTGCGGCGCCTGCACGGTATGGCTGGACGGCGCTCCGGTGCACAGCTGCATCACCCCCGCCTTCCGGGCCGACGGCCATGAGGTGACGACGATCGAGGGGAACGGAGCGCCCGGGAACCTGCATCCGGTGCAGCGGCAGTTCCGCGACGCCCCGGGGTTCCAGTGCGGTTTCTGCACCGCAGGCATGATCATGACGTCGGCGACGTTCACCGAGGCCCAGAAGGCGGACCTGCCACGGGCGTTGAAGGGCAACCTGTGCCGCTGCACCGGCTACCGGGCGATCGAGGATGCCGTGAAGGGCGTCGTCGGCGTGGCGGAGGCGGCGCCGGGGAAGGCCGTCGGGACGAGCGTAGCCGCGCCGGCGGCCGAGGACGTGGTGACCGGCCGCGTCGAGTTCACGATGGACACCCACCTCGACGGCATGCTGCACCTGAAGGTCCTGCACTCCCCGCACGCGCACGCCAGGATCGTCTCGATCGACAAGACCGCCGCCCTCGCGGTTCCCGGCGTCCATCGGGTCTACACCTGGGAGGACGTACCGCGCAGGCGCTTCACCACGGCGATCCACACCGACCATCTCGTGGATCCGGACGACACCCGCCTCCTCGACGACACCGTCCGCTTCGTCGGCCAGCGCGTCGTCGCGGTCCTGGCCGACACCGTCGGGGCGGCCGAAGAGGGCTGCCGGCGGGTCGTCGTGGAGTACGAGGTGCTGCCGGCGGTGTTCGACCCCGAGGAGGCCATGGCCGAGGGGGCGCCACAGCTGCACGGCGCGGTGGATCCCTTCGTCCTCGACCCCGTCCACAACACCCTGGTGGAGATCCATGCGCAGATCGGCGATATCGACGCGGGCTTCGCCGAGGCCGAGGTGATCCACGAGGGCACGTACTTCTCCCCGCGGGTGCAGCACGCGCATCTCGAAACCCACGGCTCGATCGCCTGGAGGGAGGACGGCCGCCTGAGCGTCCGCACCAGTTCGCAGGCGCCGTCGATCGCGAAGGTCAAACTGGCCCATCTGTTCGCGCTGCGCCCGGACGAGCTCCGGGTGTTCTGCAGGCGTGTGGGCGGCGGCTTCGGCGGCAAACAGGAAGTGATCTCGGAGGACCTGGCGGCGCTCGCCGCCCTGGACACCGGGCGGCCGGTCTCCTTCGAATGCACCCGGGAAGAGGAGTTCACCACCGCTTCGCCACGGCATCCGATGACGCTGACGGTCAAGCTCGGCGCGAAGGCCGACGGCACGCTCACGGCGCTCCAGGTCCGCAATGTGTCGAACACCGGCGCCTATGGCAACCACGCCGGCGAGACGCTGTACGCGGGCGCCGCCGTCATGCTCTACCGCTGCCCCCACAAGAAGTACGACGCGTTCTCCGTCTACACCAACACCGTGCCGAGCGGGGCCCTGCGCGGTTACGGAATGACGCAGCCGGCGTTCGCCGTGGAATCGGCGATGGACGAACTCGCCGTCGCCCTGCACATGGATCCGCTCGAACTGCGACGGCGCAATATCGTGCGGCCGGGCGATCCGCTGCTCTCCCTGGACGAGGGCCCCGACGACGTGGTGTTCACCGAGGACGGGCTCGGCACGTGTCTCGACCGGGTGGCCGAGGCCATGGCCCGGGACGCCGGTGAGCCGCCGCCCGGCCCCGGGTGGCTCGTCGGGTCCGGTGTCGCGAGCTCCCTGCACGAGACCGCGCCGCCGACCGAGCACCTCTCCGAGGCCTGGGTGACCTGTATCAACCCGGTGGCCCCGGCGCTGGCGAACGCGCTCCACGACGCCACCGGCGTCCGCTTCCGCGCGCTGCCCCTGACACCGGAACGCATCTACCGACGGCTCGCCGAGAGCGCGTCGATGACGACGGGCCCGCGCACATGA
- a CDS encoding FAD-binding oxidoreductase produces MDLIARLRAGLPGEAILTDPDVTGSYANDMASFCEAGTPAVVVLPRTVEQVQHVMRTASELRVPVVPQGARTGLSGAANASDGCIVLSLVKMDRIIEINPVDRIAVVEPGVINAVLSRAVNEHGLYYPPDPSSWEQCSIGGNIGTASGGLCCVKYGVTAEYVLGLDVVLADGRLLTTGRRTAKGVAGYDLTRLFVGSEGSLGIVVRAVLALKPEPPQQLALAAEFPSTEAACRAVCEIMARGHAPSLLELMDRTSIRAVNDMAQMGLPDSTEALLLAAFDTPEPAADLAAVGELCTAAGATEVVPAETAAESDLLLQARRLTLTALERVKSATMIDDVCVPRSRLAEMLDGTAAIAEKYGLTIGVCAHAGDGNTHPTVCFDAADPDESRRARESFDDIMALGLQLGGTITGEHGVGVLKKEWLARELGPVGVELQRGIKDVFDPLGILNPGKLF; encoded by the coding sequence ATGGACCTCATCGCACGTCTGCGCGCCGGGCTCCCGGGGGAAGCGATTCTCACCGACCCCGATGTCACCGGCTCGTACGCCAACGACATGGCGAGCTTCTGCGAGGCCGGGACGCCCGCCGTGGTCGTCCTGCCGCGTACCGTCGAGCAGGTTCAGCACGTCATGCGGACGGCCTCCGAGCTGCGGGTGCCGGTCGTCCCGCAGGGGGCGCGTACGGGGCTGTCGGGCGCTGCCAATGCCTCCGACGGCTGCATCGTGCTCTCGCTGGTCAAGATGGACCGGATCATCGAGATCAATCCCGTCGACCGGATCGCGGTGGTCGAACCCGGTGTCATCAACGCCGTGCTCTCCCGCGCGGTCAACGAACACGGCCTCTACTACCCGCCCGACCCGTCCAGTTGGGAGCAGTGCTCGATCGGCGGCAACATCGGCACCGCCTCCGGCGGCCTGTGCTGCGTCAAATACGGGGTCACCGCCGAGTACGTCCTCGGCCTGGACGTCGTGCTCGCCGACGGGCGGCTGCTGACGACCGGCCGGCGCACCGCCAAGGGCGTCGCGGGCTACGACCTCACGCGGCTGTTCGTCGGCTCCGAGGGCAGCCTGGGCATCGTCGTCCGCGCGGTCCTCGCGCTCAAGCCGGAACCGCCGCAGCAGCTCGCGCTGGCCGCCGAGTTCCCCTCCACCGAGGCCGCCTGCCGGGCCGTCTGCGAGATCATGGCCCGCGGTCACGCCCCCTCGCTGCTGGAGCTGATGGACCGTACGAGCATCCGCGCGGTCAACGACATGGCGCAGATGGGCCTCCCGGACAGCACCGAGGCGCTGCTGCTGGCCGCCTTCGACACCCCCGAACCGGCCGCCGACCTGGCCGCCGTCGGGGAGCTGTGCACCGCGGCGGGCGCCACCGAGGTCGTGCCCGCCGAGACCGCCGCCGAGTCCGATCTGCTGCTGCAGGCCCGCCGGCTGACCCTGACCGCGCTGGAACGGGTCAAATCCGCCACCATGATCGACGACGTCTGCGTCCCGCGCTCCCGGCTCGCCGAGATGCTCGACGGCACCGCCGCGATCGCCGAGAAGTACGGCCTGACCATCGGCGTCTGCGCCCATGCGGGCGACGGCAACACCCATCCCACGGTCTGCTTCGACGCCGCCGACCCCGACGAGTCCCGCCGGGCCCGTGAGTCCTTCGACGACATCATGGCGCTCGGCCTGCAGCTGGGCGGCACCATCACCGGTGAGCACGGTGTGGGCGTGCTGAAGAAGGAGTGGCTGGCGCGCGAACTGGGGCCGGTGGGCGTGGAGTTGCAGCGGGGCATCAAGGACGTCTTCGACCCGTTGGGCATCCTCAACCCCGGAAAGCTCTTCTGA
- the hppD gene encoding 4-hydroxyphenylpyruvate dioxygenase, whose protein sequence is MADTTMHTRTQTTAPDAARQADPFPVKGMDAVVFAVGNAKQAAHYYSTAFGMRRVAYSGPENGSRETASYVLESGGARFVFTSVIKPTTEWGRFLADHVAAHGDGVVDLAIEVPDARAAYEHAVAQGATGLEKPYELQDEHGTVVLAAIATYGKTRHTLVERSGYDGPYLPGFVAAEPLVEAGPRRFQAIDHCVGNVELGKMNEWVAFYNKVMGFTNMKEFVGDDIATEYSALMSKVVADGTLKVKFPINEPAIAKKKSQIDEYLEFYGGPGVQHIALATNDIVASVRAMRAAGVEFLNTPDSYYDTLGEWAGETRVPVETLRELKILVDRDEDGYLLQIFTKPVQDRPTVFFEMIERHGSMGFGKGNFKALFEAIEREQERRGNL, encoded by the coding sequence ATGGCAGACACCACGATGCACACCCGGACCCAGACCACGGCCCCCGACGCGGCCCGGCAGGCGGACCCCTTCCCGGTCAAGGGGATGGACGCGGTCGTCTTCGCCGTCGGGAACGCCAAGCAGGCCGCGCACTACTACTCGACCGCCTTCGGCATGCGCCGCGTCGCCTACTCCGGCCCGGAGAACGGCAGCCGCGAGACCGCGAGTTATGTGCTCGAATCCGGCGGCGCCCGGTTCGTGTTCACCTCGGTCATCAAGCCCACGACCGAATGGGGCCGCTTCCTCGCCGACCATGTCGCCGCGCACGGCGACGGGGTCGTCGACCTCGCCATCGAGGTCCCGGACGCCCGCGCCGCCTACGAGCACGCCGTCGCCCAGGGCGCCACCGGGCTGGAGAAGCCCTACGAGCTCCAGGACGAGCACGGCACCGTCGTCCTGGCGGCCATCGCCACGTACGGCAAGACCCGGCACACCCTCGTCGAGCGCTCGGGTTACGACGGTCCCTACCTGCCCGGCTTCGTCGCCGCCGAGCCGCTGGTGGAGGCCGGCCCGCGGCGCTTCCAGGCCATCGACCACTGCGTCGGCAACGTCGAACTCGGCAAGATGAACGAGTGGGTGGCCTTCTACAACAAGGTCATGGGCTTCACCAACATGAAGGAGTTCGTGGGCGACGACATCGCCACCGAATACAGCGCGCTGATGTCGAAGGTCGTCGCCGACGGCACGCTCAAGGTGAAGTTCCCGATCAACGAGCCGGCGATCGCGAAGAAGAAGTCGCAGATCGACGAGTACCTGGAGTTCTACGGCGGTCCCGGCGTCCAGCACATCGCGCTGGCCACCAACGACATCGTCGCCAGCGTCCGGGCGATGCGCGCCGCCGGCGTGGAGTTCCTGAACACCCCCGACTCCTATTACGACACCCTCGGCGAGTGGGCCGGCGAGACCCGGGTGCCCGTGGAGACGCTCCGCGAGCTGAAGATCCTGGTCGACCGCGACGAGGACGGCTATCTGCTGCAGATCTTCACCAAGCCGGTCCAGGACCGGCCGACCGTGTTCTTCGAGATGATCGAGCGGCACGGCTCCATGGGCTTCGGCAAGGGCAACTTCAAGGCGCTCTTCGAGGCGATCGAGCGGGAGCAGGAGAGGCGCGGCAACCTCTGA
- a CDS encoding Lrp/AsnC family transcriptional regulator, translated as MAIDHLDGALLELLAEEPRIGVLEASRRLGVARGTVQARLDRLQSNGVIRGFGPDVDPAALGYPVTAFATLEIKQGQGNDVRAHLTTVPEVLELHTTTGHGDMLCRLVARSNADLQRVIDRVVGFDGIVRASTAIVMENPVPLRIVPLVKQASGD; from the coding sequence ATGGCGATCGATCATTTGGACGGGGCGCTGCTGGAGCTGCTCGCCGAGGAGCCGCGGATCGGCGTGCTGGAGGCGTCCCGGCGGCTGGGGGTGGCGCGCGGCACGGTCCAGGCCAGGCTCGACCGCCTTCAGTCGAATGGAGTGATCCGGGGCTTCGGACCGGACGTGGACCCGGCGGCGCTCGGCTACCCCGTGACCGCTTTCGCGACGCTGGAGATCAAACAAGGCCAAGGCAATGACGTACGTGCCCACTTGACGACCGTTCCCGAGGTGTTGGAACTGCATACAACGACGGGACATGGGGACATGCTCTGCAGGCTCGTCGCCCGGTCCAACGCCGATCTACAGCGGGTGATCGACCGGGTTGTGGGCTTTGATGGGATCGTGCGGGCCTCAACGGCAATCGTCATGGAAAATCCGGTTCCGTTGCGGATCGTCCCGCTGGTGAAACAGGCATCGGGAGACTGA